The following proteins are co-located in the Nilaparvata lugens isolate BPH chromosome 14, ASM1435652v1, whole genome shotgun sequence genome:
- the LOC111061347 gene encoding dynactin subunit 2, translating to MADPKYATLPGIAYDQPDVYETNDLPEADRNTDIYEEESQSIERLHISPTDAFSKFKDKHVSAMKVDFSDRLSKNKKTGYDARSGDWELAGYGNNETVLQKYQRLQCEMKDLMDEINSLKEKAKEDAKNESTPYSNYSNHWRTCGISYHQHEFTANVRQRDYQKVISHLSQLRATSESQPEKSDASKDAVLGSASVHYKLHVQPGQAALASTVRLANLEQRLNKIESVVGTGNSGKLSRLGCDGKSLLEISQSLAARASLLDAQLLDAAEARCQSLNVQMDQIKEKSAAVTGGQPVDEEKEKKIATLYDLAKETSQISKILPQTLDRMAALQSLHQQSADYTQSLTELEAIQARLAATAESNTDLLKKVESTLVDDLANIQANIKSLETRMNSLCVSKK from the exons ATGGCTGATCCCAAATACGCCACACTACCTGGCATT GCCTACGACCAACCCGATGTTTATGAAACAAACGATCTGCCTGAGGCCGACAGAAACACTGACATTTATGAAGAG GAATCGCAATCTATAGAACGTCTACACATCTCTCCTACTGATGCTTTCTCGAAGTTCAAGGATAAACATGTTAGCGCAATGAAAGTAGATTTCTCCGATCGTCTCAGCAAAAATAAAAAGACTGGCTATGATGCAAG ATCCGGAGATTGGGAACTGGCAGGTTATGGTAATAATGAAACCGTTCTGCAGAAGTATCAGCGACTCCAGTGTGAGATGAAGGACCTTATGGATGAGATAAATAGCTTGAAG GAAAAGGCGAAAGAAGATGCAAAAAACGAGAGCACACCTTACAGCAATTACTCCAATCATTGGAGAACATGCGGGATCAGTTATCATCAGCATGAATTTACAGCAAATGTTAGGCAAAGAGATTATCA gaAAGTAATCTCGCATCTCTCGCAACTGCGCGCCACTAGCGAGTCACAACCGGAGAAGTCGGATGCATCTAAGGATGCAGTTTTGGGAAGTGCATCGGTGCATTACAAACTGCATGTGCAACCGGGCCAGGCTGCATTGGCATCCACTGTTAGGTTGGCCAACCTGGAGCAGCGGCTCAACAAGATTGAGTCGGTGGTTGGAACGGGGAATAGCGGCAAG CTGTCTCGCTTGGGCTGCGACGGAAAGTCCCTCTTAGAAATTTCTCAGTCACTGGCAGCCCGTGCTTCGCTCCTGGACGCACAATTGCTAGACGCGGCTGAAGCCAGGTGTCAGTCGCTCAATGTGCAGATGGATCAGATCAAGGAGAAGTCAGCGGCTGTCACCGGGGGTCAGCCAGtcgatgaggagaaggagaagaag ATCGCCACCCTGTATGATCTTGCCAAGGAGActtctcaaatttccaaaatTCTGCCTCAGACTTTGGATCGTATGGCTGCCCTTCAATCACTCCACCAGCAGA GTGCAGATTACACGCAATCCTTGACTGAACTGGAGGCGATCCAAGCGCGACTGGCGGCAACAGCTGAAAGCAACACGGATCTCTTAAAGAAAGTTGAGTCGACACTAGTTGATGATCTGGCCAACATACAGGCCAACATAAAAAGCCTCGAGACCAGGATGAATAGTCTTTGTGTGTCgaaaaaatga